The Candidatus Omnitrophota bacterium genome includes a window with the following:
- a CDS encoding Uma2 family endonuclease — protein MPLPQEKTKFTYRDYLTWPDDERWEIIDGTAYAMSPAPNLAHQAIVRNFITFLQQKLLGQTCTPWVAPTDVVLSESDVVQPDVFVVCDKNKMKGANIQGAPDLIIEVLSPGTAKKDRWDKKNLYEHFGVKEYVLIDPSGMFAERYLLGSDGRFDRGEIFDSQQKMSLKSLGEMEISLWEIFGVKGPEEEINI, from the coding sequence ATGCCCTTGCCGCAGGAAAAAACGAAATTTACGTATCGGGATTATCTGACTTGGCCGGATGACGAGCGCTGGGAGATTATCGATGGAACGGCTTACGCCATGTCTCCGGCGCCGAACCTTGCGCATCAGGCGATTGTGCGCAATTTTATAACGTTTCTCCAACAAAAATTGCTCGGGCAGACCTGTACGCCTTGGGTTGCTCCCACCGATGTGGTTCTTTCGGAAAGCGACGTCGTCCAGCCTGATGTTTTCGTCGTTTGCGATAAGAACAAAATGAAAGGGGCGAATATTCAAGGCGCTCCCGATTTGATTATTGAAGTTTTAAGTCCCGGTACCGCCAAGAAAGACCGCTGGGATAAAAAAAATCTCTACGAACATTTCGGCGTAAAAGAGTATGTTCTAATCGATCCCTCCGGAATGTTTGCCGAACGGTATCTGTTGGGGAGCGATGGGCGATTCGACCGGGGAGAGATTTTCGATTCTCAACAAAAGATGTCTCTTAAGTCGCTTGGCGAGATGGAAATTTCTTTATGGGAAATTTTCGGAGTTAAAGGACCGGAAGAAGAGATCAATATTTAG
- a CDS encoding Uma2 family endonuclease, which produces MPLPQEKTKFTYHDYLTWPDDERWEIIDGTAYAMSPAPNLEHQSIIWNLVLTLGAKLKGKTCVPWVAPTDVVLSESDIVQPDVFVVCDKNKMKGGNIQGAPDLIVEVLSPSTAKKDRWEKKNLYEHFGVKEYILIDPSALFAERYLLGTDGRFDRGEIFDSQQTMSLKSLGEMEISLWEIFEVKGPEKETDLR; this is translated from the coding sequence ATGCCCTTGCCGCAGGAAAAAACGAAATTCACATATCATGATTATCTGACCTGGCCGGATGACGAACGCTGGGAGATTATCGACGGAACGGCATACGCCATGTCACCGGCGCCGAATCTTGAGCACCAGTCCATCATTTGGAATTTGGTTTTGACGCTTGGCGCAAAACTGAAGGGGAAGACATGCGTTCCTTGGGTTGCTCCCACCGATGTAGTTCTCTCGGAAAGCGACATCGTCCAGCCTGATGTATTCGTCGTTTGCGACAAGAACAAAATGAAAGGGGGGAATATTCAAGGCGCTCCCGATTTGATCGTAGAAGTTTTGAGTCCATCTACTGCGAAGAAAGATCGTTGGGAGAAAAAGAATCTTTACGAGCATTTTGGCGTAAAGGAGTATATCCTGATCGATCCATCTGCGCTCTTCGCCGAACGCTACTTGTTAGGAACCGATGGACGATTCGACCGGGGAGAGATTTTCGATTCCCAACAAACGATGTCTCTTAAGTCGCTTGGCGAGATGGAAATTTCATTATGGGAAATTTTCGAGGTTAAAGGACCGGAAAAAGAGACTGATTTAAGGTAA
- a CDS encoding S41 family peptidase, which translates to MKKLSVRILGLACVMLLAYSCAPKDKGLLGTYPTTLTEGYSQAEQAKPWRFTSDDIYKISRFSFSVGSNLTIECGESDLGVGHSDDGAVWAVVMPVEKGSLTHIRNKSAEEISHLWLRFHPAKINELFPPKTVLSGKENRELLPLMQRIANAKFRNSYHAGMSALIPSPPDMIVDADVKSEPPLRRFYSVDLKKKSIKYESFFQNKPLPPLQPITPEMTEKSFDQLWTAYDKQYPLFTLRPEVDWNQLKEQFRPQALQAKNSFEFAWILAKMLAPLRDLHIWIHIGKESVPVFNRPRSSNANPSALEAMIGKITKTGQQVHWGKTKEQIGYIAIWSWTNPEIPGQFDQALEEMRDVRGLIVDVRLNGGGSEDLAQAVAGRFLEKEVIYSYSQYRKGPAHGDLTEKMPRKTIPRGPWRFDRPTLILIGQKCMSSNESFICMMAEAPQATTMGDRTCGSSANPTIIDLPAGVQVSLPRWIDLLADGTPLDERGIQPDIAFEPDADAFTGKNDDLLAAALERLRHEPLPPQPIAGPSAIHAAAKKRAWSAEQVIGEPDVHNPGSSPAAWAPAAPHSPDEWLLLAYGEVIDAASAVIHENHHPGAVYKICALNPTEEEIELWAGNDPTPPDRNNGVSQIDFSKPAKIQRLKIYLDGSRVFGSGEIDAVGLIGVDGKTRWAVGADASSSFADIMEPIVLSSTPLQKRPWGPEQATGEPNTPNAGDLVTAWASLTQDGQREWLILEFEEPIFPASVKIVETFNPGAVDKVTLINENGEETEAWSGEDPTPPGQEIGVSEIKFEKSIQCQKIKIYIDSPKVPGWNEIDAVGLADEAGKTYWAVRAEASSSYAER; encoded by the coding sequence ATGAAAAAACTATCCGTTCGGATTCTTGGGCTGGCGTGCGTTATGCTGTTGGCCTATTCCTGCGCGCCGAAAGATAAGGGGTTGTTGGGAACATATCCCACAACCTTGACGGAAGGCTATTCCCAAGCGGAACAAGCCAAGCCGTGGCGATTTACTTCCGACGATATTTACAAAATATCTCGTTTTTCTTTCTCCGTGGGATCGAACCTTACCATCGAATGCGGCGAGTCGGACTTAGGCGTGGGACATAGCGACGACGGCGCCGTCTGGGCCGTCGTCATGCCTGTGGAAAAAGGATCTTTGACTCATATCCGCAATAAATCCGCCGAAGAAATTTCGCATCTATGGCTGCGATTTCATCCCGCCAAGATCAACGAATTGTTTCCGCCGAAGACAGTACTTTCCGGGAAAGAAAATCGGGAGTTGCTTCCCCTGATGCAGCGAATCGCCAACGCAAAGTTTCGCAACAGCTATCATGCGGGAATGTCGGCGCTCATTCCCTCTCCTCCAGACATGATCGTCGATGCAGACGTAAAGTCGGAGCCGCCGCTGCGGCGTTTTTACTCGGTGGATTTAAAAAAGAAATCCATAAAATACGAATCGTTTTTCCAGAATAAGCCGCTGCCGCCGCTGCAACCGATTACGCCGGAAATGACGGAAAAAAGTTTCGACCAATTATGGACGGCTTACGATAAACAATACCCCCTGTTTACGCTGCGTCCGGAAGTGGATTGGAACCAACTGAAAGAGCAATTCCGCCCTCAAGCGTTGCAGGCGAAAAACAGTTTCGAATTCGCTTGGATTTTAGCCAAGATGCTCGCTCCTTTGCGCGACCTGCATATCTGGATTCATATCGGAAAAGAGAGCGTCCCCGTCTTCAACCGGCCTCGTTCCAGCAACGCCAATCCCTCAGCGCTTGAAGCCATGATCGGAAAAATAACGAAAACGGGTCAGCAAGTCCATTGGGGAAAAACGAAGGAGCAAATCGGTTATATCGCGATTTGGAGTTGGACGAATCCCGAAATTCCCGGCCAATTCGATCAGGCTTTAGAGGAAATGAGGGACGTGCGAGGGTTGATCGTCGACGTCCGTCTCAACGGCGGCGGCAGCGAGGATTTAGCTCAAGCCGTTGCCGGACGTTTTTTGGAAAAAGAAGTGATTTATTCTTATAGCCAATACCGAAAAGGCCCCGCACACGGCGATTTGACGGAAAAGATGCCGCGAAAAACTATCCCTCGCGGCCCTTGGCGTTTCGACCGTCCCACGCTCATCCTCATCGGCCAAAAGTGCATGAGCAGCAACGAATCCTTCATCTGCATGATGGCGGAAGCGCCGCAAGCAACCACAATGGGAGATCGCACCTGCGGCTCCAGCGCTAATCCCACAATCATCGATCTGCCCGCGGGAGTGCAGGTCAGCCTGCCTCGTTGGATCGATCTTTTAGCGGACGGGACGCCTTTGGACGAACGCGGCATTCAACCGGATATCGCTTTCGAACCGGACGCAGACGCTTTTACCGGCAAAAACGACGACCTGCTCGCCGCCGCCCTTGAACGGCTGCGCCATGAGCCGTTACCGCCGCAGCCTATCGCCGGTCCTTCCGCCATACACGCCGCCGCCAAGAAGCGGGCATGGAGCGCGGAGCAAGTAATCGGCGAACCGGACGTCCACAATCCCGGCTCCTCTCCCGCCGCCTGGGCGCCTGCCGCGCCCCATAGTCCGGATGAATGGTTACTGCTCGCTTACGGCGAAGTAATCGATGCGGCGTCGGCGGTTATTCACGAGAATCATCATCCGGGCGCGGTTTATAAAATCTGCGCCCTCAATCCAACGGAAGAAGAAATCGAACTCTGGGCGGGAAACGATCCCACGCCGCCGGATCGAAATAACGGCGTTTCGCAGATAGATTTTTCCAAACCGGCGAAGATCCAGCGCCTCAAAATTTATCTTGACGGTTCCCGCGTATTCGGAAGCGGCGAGATCGACGCCGTGGGACTGATCGGCGTGGACGGAAAAACGCGCTGGGCGGTTGGAGCCGATGCCAGCAGCAGTTTCGCCGACATCATGGAGCCGATCGTCCTATCATCCACCCCTCTCCAAAAACGGCCTTGGGGTCCCGAACAAGCGACGGGCGAACCCAACACGCCGAACGCGGGCGATCTAGTAACGGCCTGGGCTTCCTTGACCCAAGACGGGCAGAGGGAATGGCTAATTTTGGAATTCGAAGAGCCGATTTTTCCCGCAAGCGTGAAAATCGTAGAAACCTTCAATCCCGGCGCCGTGGATAAAGTTACGCTCATTAACGAGAACGGCGAGGAGACGGAAGCCTGGAGCGGCGAAGACCCGACGCCTCCCGGCCAGGAGATCGGCGTATCCGAGATCAAGTTCGAAAAGTCGATCCAATGTCAAAAGATCAAGATTTATATCGACTCGCCCAAAGTTCCCGGCTGGAACGAAATCGACGCCGTCGGATTGGCGGATGAGGCGGGAAAAACCTACTGGGCAGTTCGCGCCGAAGCCAGCAGCTCCTACGCGGAAAGATAA
- the nagA gene encoding N-acetylglucosamine-6-phosphate deacetylase, which yields MIDVKPIVLNNVTAITPFRRAENCFLLLRSGKIVKIGRTEDLLHMPDVDVFDLPGHYVLPGFIDVHVHGGAGFDCTDSDPDALDEIGRFHASHGTTSLIATVYSQPKQELFACIRRIRRFCESSSPHRIIEGVHLEGPFLNPEMHGAIRPDYMWPASREAFREIMDVGGAWIRVMTIAPEIPGAMQVLRSASIAKSAEGNVGTEFIKPLHLSIGHSKARYEQISEAIDSGLEGVTHIFNAMPTMHHRRPGVLVGTMLRDELFVEVIADTLHVHPAVLQLLLKVKKHDKILLVSDAIRAAGSPDGEYDFSGQKVIMREGRAYLADSPDTLAGSTLSMDKALKTMIDHAGASLEQAAQMASLNPARILEWKYRRGILAAGKDADLAVLDKDMKVRMTIKAGRIVYQA from the coding sequence ATGATCGATGTCAAACCTATCGTATTGAACAACGTTACGGCGATTACGCCGTTTCGCCGGGCGGAAAATTGTTTTCTGCTGTTGCGATCCGGCAAGATCGTCAAGATCGGACGTACGGAAGATTTGCTGCACATGCCGGACGTGGACGTATTCGATCTGCCCGGGCATTACGTCTTGCCCGGCTTCATTGACGTCCATGTTCACGGCGGGGCGGGTTTCGACTGCACCGATTCGGATCCCGATGCGCTGGACGAAATCGGACGCTTCCACGCCAGTCATGGAACGACTTCGTTGATCGCCACCGTCTATTCCCAGCCCAAGCAAGAACTCTTCGCCTGCATCCGCCGCATCCGGCGATTCTGCGAATCCTCCAGTCCCCACCGGATCATCGAAGGCGTCCATCTGGAAGGCCCTTTCCTCAATCCCGAAATGCACGGCGCCATCCGGCCCGATTACATGTGGCCCGCCTCTCGCGAAGCGTTCCGGGAGATTATGGACGTCGGCGGCGCCTGGATTCGCGTCATGACCATCGCACCGGAAATTCCTGGCGCCATGCAGGTGCTGCGTTCAGCCTCCATCGCCAAATCGGCGGAAGGCAACGTCGGAACGGAATTCATAAAGCCGTTGCATCTTTCCATCGGCCACTCCAAAGCCCGCTACGAACAGATTTCGGAAGCCATCGACAGCGGCTTGGAAGGCGTTACCCATATTTTCAACGCCATGCCTACTATGCACCATCGGCGTCCCGGCGTTCTGGTGGGTACAATGTTGCGGGACGAATTGTTCGTCGAGGTTATCGCCGACACGCTTCATGTCCACCCCGCCGTTCTGCAACTGCTTTTAAAAGTGAAGAAGCACGACAAAATTCTATTGGTCAGCGACGCCATCCGCGCCGCCGGTTCGCCGGACGGCGAATACGATTTCAGCGGCCAGAAAGTCATCATGCGCGAAGGCCGGGCTTATCTGGCGGATTCTCCCGATACGCTGGCGGGAAGCACCTTGAGCATGGACAAAGCGTTGAAAACCATGATCGATCACGCGGGCGCTTCTTTAGAACAAGCCGCCCAGATGGCCAGCCTCAATCCCGCCCGCATTCTGGAATGGAAATACCGCCGCGGCATTCTGGCCGCCGGCAAAGACGCCGATCTCGCCGTACTCGATAAAGATATGAAAGTCCGCATGACCATCAAAGCCGGGCGTATCGTCTATCAAGCTTGA
- a CDS encoding N-formylglutamate amidohydrolase: MYDSTLWRLTEGDGPILAAANHDGHELRPEVAERLALSEEDRLLEEDPFTGLWTKAGDIQIVMRRSRFEMDVNRPHAKAVYLHPEDAWGLRVWKEPPSSELLARSLAQYDAYYAEMRRLLSRLEKRYGRFIVLDLHSYNHRRLGPDSPPADSAQNPEVILGTLTMRRERWTPLVERFLRELREADFLGRKLDARENVKFGGGYFPQWVHENFPQSGCALAIEFKKFFMDEWTGAADHVQLDAITRIIQKAADALREEWGKRE; this comes from the coding sequence ATGTACGACTCGACTCTATGGCGTTTGACGGAAGGAGACGGCCCCATCCTGGCGGCGGCCAATCATGATGGCCATGAATTGCGTCCGGAAGTCGCCGAGCGGCTGGCGCTATCGGAAGAAGATCGTTTGCTCGAAGAAGACCCTTTTACCGGTTTATGGACGAAAGCGGGGGATATCCAAATCGTCATGCGCCGCTCGCGCTTCGAAATGGACGTCAACCGTCCCCACGCCAAAGCCGTTTACCTCCATCCCGAAGACGCATGGGGACTGCGCGTTTGGAAAGAGCCTCCCTCGTCCGAATTGCTCGCCCGCTCGCTAGCGCAATACGACGCCTATTACGCCGAAATGCGCCGCCTCCTTTCCCGCCTGGAAAAACGCTATGGCCGTTTCATCGTTCTCGATCTTCATTCCTACAATCACCGCCGCCTCGGCCCCGATAGTCCCCCCGCCGATTCCGCGCAAAATCCCGAAGTCATCCTGGGAACGCTGACGATGCGGCGGGAGCGTTGGACGCCGCTCGTCGAACGCTTTTTGCGGGAACTGCGCGAAGCGGATTTCCTGGGACGAAAATTGGACGCGCGCGAGAACGTCAAGTTCGGCGGCGGCTATTTTCCCCAATGGGTGCATGAAAACTTTCCCCAATCCGGCTGCGCTTTGGCCATTGAATTCAAAAAATTCTTCATGGACGAATGGACGGGAGCAGCGGATCACGTACAATTGGACGCCATCACGCGCATCATTCAAAAAGCGGCTGACGCTTTGCGGGAAGAGTGGGGGAAGCGGGAATGA
- a CDS encoding cupin domain-containing protein translates to MLQYKADFEKIAWESPIAGVRHKCFDQNRLRLRLVEYTQAMPPHWCEKGHYGYIIEGELEIEYDKETITYKSGDGLFIPDGLEHRHRGRVLSEKVLVFFMEMVR, encoded by the coding sequence ATGCTTCAATACAAAGCCGACTTTGAAAAGATAGCCTGGGAATCTCCCATTGCAGGAGTAAGGCATAAATGCTTCGATCAAAATCGTCTGCGCCTGCGCTTGGTTGAGTATACGCAAGCCATGCCGCCCCATTGGTGTGAGAAAGGGCATTATGGATATATCATCGAAGGCGAATTGGAAATCGAATACGACAAGGAAACCATAACCTATAAATCGGGCGACGGCCTGTTCATCCCCGATGGATTGGAGCATCGGCATAGAGGCAGAGTCCTATCTGAAAAAGTGTTGGTTTTCTTTATGGAAATGGTTCGATAA